The Spirochaetae bacterium HGW-Spirochaetae-1 genomic interval TAACTTTTAATTCTATTGCATGATCTTTATCGACTTGGAGCAGTTCACCCGGGTTCATTCTTTTGGTTCTGTTGCAGATAACGAGCCACTCCGTGTCATTGATGCGTCTCGTCAGTATTACCTCAATTTTCCCGCCGGTTTTTCTCCGGCAGAATATCCTGCCCGGAATAACTCTCGCATCATTGAAAACGAGGATGTCCCCCTCATGCAGTTCCGCTGGAAGATCACTGAACACGGAATGTCTGAAATCTGAAGATTTTCTGTCCATGACAAAAAGCCGGGATTCATCCCGTTTTTCCCGGGGATATTGAGCAATCAGTTCCTCGGGGAGGTGGAAGTTAAAATCTTCCAGTGTATAGTGAGGGTTCATATATGTCGTAAAACAGCATTAGAAGATTTCTGTCAAGAATTTGAAAAATAATTTGAGGTTTATTTTAAATTACCGTGAAGCATATCGGTCTTTCCCTTTACCGTTAAGCTTCGCTATTTTTGTGTCATGATAATAGTAATTGAGTATCTTTTTATATGAGGCTCCATTTTCAGCCTGGCCTTTAGCACCCCACTGGCACAAACCCACACCATGCCCCCATCCATGCCCCTTGATTTTCAGGCCGTTTCCCTGTTTTATAGATGTAAAATAGAGACTTTTTATCATTTTGGTAGGGAATAGTAATCTGAATTCATTGCCGTTTAAATTTATAGTTCCTGAATTGCTCTTGACCCGCACTTCGACAACACGACCATCTTTTTTATAAAAGGCGATATTTTTTATTGCTCCCATGCTCTTATATTTGACGCTGAGATGCTGTTTTATTTCATCTATGGTGATAAAAATCTCCCACATGGCATTGGGAGAATTGCTGCAAAAGGGACAGCGGACACTTTTCAGATATGGAAGATCATTCCCTATCCAGACATATTTATCATCTACCGTCCGGCCGCCGCAGGCAGAATGGAAATAAGCAACTATCGGTTTGTAGTTATCGACTATCACTTCACCGTTTGTTTTCATAACCGCTTCTGAAGTCGACTCAGTCTCTACAGATATTCCTTTGTATACCTGAAAATTTGTTGTAGCATCAAGATCATATATACCCTTTTCGTTGGATTTATTTGACAGATGATAATAGGCATAGGTTCGCGCAGCTACAGCCTGTGCTTTCAAGGCCTCCATGGGCCATGAGGATGGAATCTCGCTGGGTACTACACTTTTAATATAATCTTCCATTCTGATCAGATTTATAACATGCAGGTTTCCCAGAACATTGGTAATCTCGATAGACCCGCGATAAGCTGTATTCTGAATAGATAAAGGACTATTCCATGATTCAATAAGTACCCTGGATTTTATTTTATCCGGCGTAATTTTTACGATTCCCCGGGATGCATCATAAACAATACGGTTATCTTTGAGGTCAGTTATCCGCATTCTTGCTTTCGATGAGATGGTAATCATATCATGAGACTTTAATAACAGCACGCGGATATATTCTGAATCCTCGGCAACTGAGTGTCCTTTTTTCTTCAGATATTGCTGCGAAGGTGTGCAGGAAAAAATCAGAGTTACGATGCACAGCGCAAATATATCAATAAAATAAAATTTTTTCATATCCCCTCAAAATAAAAGAGGGGGTATCCCCCCTCCCGTATTACCAGTGTTATCCCTTCGGATGGTACTGCTTGTGTATCTTTTGCAATTTTTCTTTTGCAAGATGTGTGTATACCTGCGTGGTCGAAATATCCATGTGTCCCAGCAATTCCTGGACAGATCTCAGATCAGCACCATTTTCTATTAAATGAGTGGCAAAAGAATGACGCAACGTATGCGGTGTGATATTCTTTGTTATTTTAGTTCTTACAACGTAATTCTTAAGAAGCCTCCACACCGACTTCCTGTTCAGCTTTGAGCCTTTTTTGCTTACAAAAAGATACTCACTCTCGCGGGTACCGAGAATGTCCTGTCTTGAATCCCTGAGATATTTCAGGAGCAGTCTTTTAGCTTCTTCATTTACCGGAACGATACGTTCCTTGTCCCCTTTCCCGATAATACTCAGAAAAGAATTTTCAAAATCCATTTCGTCAATTTCCAGGTCTACTGCTTCACTTATGCGCAGTCCCGATGAATACAGTAATTCAAATATGGTTTTATCACGCAATTCATAAGGATCTTCTTCGGATATGGAGCTGAATAACTTATCTACTTCTTTAATTGTAAGAAAATCCGGAAGCGTCTTCTCTATATGGGGAGATTCAATCTTAGTAGTAGGATTATCAATATTCACCTCAGTATCGGACAGAAAGTTATAAAACTGCCTTATAGCTGCAAGCGATCTGGCCAGGGTTCTGGTCGAGTTTTTCTTTTTTGTTTTCTCAAACTTTAAAAACTGCTGAACATCTTCCTGTGTTGCCGCCAATATATCTTTGTTTTGTGACGTCAGATATTCACTGAACTTTTTAAGATCATAGGTATACGAATAGATCGAATTGGGAGAGAGACCCTTTTCTACCTGTAAAAACCTTTTAAATCTACTTATTGCCTGCGTTTCTTTCACTTGGGATATCCTCCAGGTACGTAGT includes:
- a CDS encoding site-specific tyrosine recombinase XerD — protein: MKETQAISRFKRFLQVEKGLSPNSIYSYTYDLKKFSEYLTSQNKDILAATQEDVQQFLKFEKTKKKNSTRTLARSLAAIRQFYNFLSDTEVNIDNPTTKIESPHIEKTLPDFLTIKEVDKLFSSISEEDPYELRDKTIFELLYSSGLRISEAVDLEIDEMDFENSFLSIIGKGDKERIVPVNEEAKRLLLKYLRDSRQDILGTRESEYLFVSKKGSKLNRKSVWRLLKNYVVRTKITKNITPHTLRHSFATHLIENGADLRSVQELLGHMDISTTQVYTHLAKEKLQKIHKQYHPKG